One Myotis daubentonii chromosome 12, mMyoDau2.1, whole genome shotgun sequence genomic region harbors:
- the SNX17 gene encoding sorting nexin-17 isoform X1: MHFSIPETESRSGDSGGSAYVAYNIHVNGVLHCRVRYSQLLGLHEQLRKEYGANVLPAFPPKKLFSLTPAEVEQRREQLEKYMQAVRQDPLLGSSETFNSFLRRAQQETQQVPTEEVSLEVLLSNGQKVLVNVLTSDQTEDVLEAVAAKLDLPDDLIGYFSLFLVREKEDGAFSFVRKLQEFELPYVSVTSLRSQEYKIVLRKSYWDSAYDGDVMENRVGLNLLYAQTVSDIERGWILVTKEQHRQLKSLQEKVSKKEFLRLAQTLRHYGYLRFDACVADFPEKDCPVVVSAGNSELSLQLRLPGQQLREGSFRVTRMRCWRVTSSVPLPSGGTSSPGRGRGEVRLELAFEYLMSKDRLQWVTITSPQAIMMSICLQSMVDELMVKKSGGSIRKMLRRRVGGTLRRSDSQQAVKSPPLLESPDASRESMVKLSSKLSAVSLRGIGSPSTDASASDVHGNFAFEGIGDEDL; this comes from the exons CTTCGGAAGGAGTATGGGGCCAATGTGCTTCCTGCATTTCCCCCAAAGAAGCTCTTCTCTTTGACACCTGCTGAGGTAGAACAGAGGCGAGAGCAGTTAGAGAAGTACATGCAAGCTG TTCGGCAAGACCCATTGCTTGGGAGCAGTGAGACCTTCAATAGTTTTCTGCGGCGAGCACAACAG GAGACACAGCAGGTCCCCACCGAAGAGGTCTCCTTGGAAGTGCTGCTCAGCAACGGGCAGAAAGTTCTGGTTAATGTGCTAACTTCAGATCAGACTGAAGATGTCCTGGAG GCTGTGGCTGCAAAGCTGGATCTTCCCGATGACTTGATCGGATACTTCAGTCTCTTTCTAGTTCGAGAAAAAGAGGATGGAGCCTTTTCTT TTGTACGGAAGTTGCAAGAGTTCGAGCTGCCTTATGTGTCAGTTACCAGTCTTCGGAGTCAAGAGTATAAGATTGTGCTAAGAAAGAG TTACTGGGACTCTGCCTATGATGGTGATGTCATGGAGAACCGGGTTGGCCTGAACCTGCTTTATGCTCAG ACGGTATCAGACATTGAGCGTGGGTGGATCCTGGTCACCAAGGAGCAGCACCGGCAACTCAAATCACTGCAAGAGAAGGTCTCCAAGAAGGAG TTCCTGCGGCTGGCTCAGACGCTGCGGCACTATGGCTATTTGCGCTTCGATGCCTGTGTGGCTGACTTCCCAGAGAAGGACTGTCCAGTAGTGGTGAGCGCAGGCAACAGTGAGCTCAGCCTCCAGCTCCGCCTGCCTGGCCAGCAACTCCGCGAAGGCTCCTTCCGGGTTACCCGCATGCGGTGCTGGCGGGTCACCTCCTCT gtgCCATTGCCCAGCGGAGGCACAAGCAgcccgggccggggccggggtgaGGTGCGCCTGGAACTGGCTTTTGAATACCTCATGAGCAAGGACCGGCTCCAGTGGGTCACCATCACCAGCCCCCAG GCTATCATGATGAGCATCTGTTTGCAGTCCATGGTAGATGAACTGATGGTGAAGAAATCCGGCGGCAGTATCAGGAAG ATGCTGCGCCGGCGGGTGGGGGGCACCCTGAGACGCTCAGACAGCCAGCAGGCAGTGAAGTCCCCGCCGCTGCTT GAGTCACCTGATGCCAGCCGGGAGTCCATGGTCAAACTCTCA AGCAAGCTGAGTGCCGTGAGCTTGCGGGGAATTGGCAGTCCCAGCACAGATGCCAGTGCCAGTGACGTCCATGGCAATTTCGCCTTCGAGGGCATTGGAGATGAGGATCTGTGA
- the ZNF513 gene encoding zinc finger protein 513: MPRRKQSHPQPVKCEGVKVDTEDSLDEGPGALVLESDLLLGQDLEFEEEEEEEEGDGSSDQLLGFERDSEGDSLGARPGPPYGLSDDESGGGRALSAESEAEEPSRGPGEAGGERPGPACQLCGGPTGEGPCCGAGEPGGGAPMPPRLLYSCRLCAFVSHYSSHLKRHMQTHSGEKPFRCGRCPYASAQLVNLTRHTRTHTGEKPYRCPHCPFACSSLGNLRRHQRTHAEPPPPPCPTCGFRCCAPRPIRPPSPTEQEGTVPRRPEDALLLPDLSLHVPPGGASFLPDCGQLRGEGEGLCGTGSEPLPELLFPWTCRNCGQELEEGEGSRLGAAMCGRCIRGEAGGASGGPQGPSDKGFACSLCPFATHYPNHLARHMKTHSGEKPFRCARCPYASAHLDNLKRHQRVHTGEKPYKCPLCPYACGNLANLKRHGRIHSGDKPFRCSLCNYSCNQSMNLKRHMLRHTGEKPFRCATCAYTTGHWDNYKRHQKVHGHGGTGGPGLSASEGWAPPHSPTSVLSSRGPTALSTTGSRALHTDSP, encoded by the exons ATGCCCCGAAGGAAGCAAAGCCACCCGCAGCCCGTGAAATGCGAGGGGGTCAAAG tGGACACCGAAGACTCCCTCGATGAAGGACCGGGGGCCCTGGTGCTGGAGAGTGACCTGCTGCTAGGCCAGGATCTGGAgtttgaggaggaagaggaagaggaggagggtgaCGGCAGCAGCGACCAGCTCCTGGGCTTCGAGAGAGACTCCGAAG GAGACTCtctgggggccaggcctgggcctccctaCGGGCTGAGTGACGACGAGTCTGGGGGTGGCCGGGCTCTCAGTGCTGAGAGTGAAGCTGAGGAGCCATCCAGGGgcccaggggaggctgggggtgagaggccaggcccagcctgccaGCTGTGTGgggggccgacaggggaggggcCGTGTTGTGGGGCAGGAGAGCCGGGTGGGGGGGCCCCGATGCCCCCACGGCTGCTATACTCATGTCGCCTCTGCGCCTTCGTGTCCCACTACTCGAGCCACCTGAAGCggcacatgcagacacacagCGGGGAGAAGCCGTTCCGCTGTGGCCGCTGCCCCTACGCCTCAGCCCAGCTCGTCAACCTGACACGACACACTCGCACCCACACTGGCGAGAAGCCCTACCGCTGTCCCCACTGCCCCTTTGCCTGCAGCAGCCTGGGCAACTTGAGGAGGCATCAACGCACCCATGCAgagcccccccctcctccctgcccgaCCTGTGGCTTCCGCTGCTGTGCTCCTCGTCCAATCCGGCCTCCCAGTCCCACAGAGCAGGAGGGGACAGTGCCCCGGCGACCCGAAG ATGCTCTGCTGCTTCCAGATTTGAGCCTCCACGTGCCGCCAGGTGGTGCCAGTTTCCTGCCGGACTGTGGACAACTGCGGGGTGAAGGGGAGGGCCTTTGTGGGACCGGATCAGAACCACTGCCAGAGCTGCTGTTCCCTTGGACCTGCCGAAACTGTGGACAAGAGCTGGAGGAGGGCGAGGGTAGTCGGCTGGGAGCCGCCATGTGTGGGCGTTGCATCCGAGGAGAGGCTggaggtgccagtggggggcctCAGGGCCCTAGTGACAAAGGCTTTGCCTGTAGCCTCTGCCCCTTTGCCACTCACTATCCCAATCACCTGGCCCGGCACATGAAGACACACAGTGGTGAGAAGCCCTTCCGCTGTGCCCGCTGTCCCTATGCCTCTGCTCATCTGGATAACCTGAAGCGACACCAGCGCGTCCACACAGGAGAGAAGCCGTACAAGTGCCCCCTCTGCCCCTATGCCTGTGGCAACCTGGCCAACCTTAAGCGTCACGGTCGCATCCACTCTGGGGACAAACCTTTTCGGTGTAGTCTTTGCAACTACAGCTGCAACCAGAGCATGAACCTCAAACGCCACATGCTGCGGCATACGGGCGAGAAACCCTTCCGCTGTGCCACCTGCGCCTACACCACGGGCCACTGGGACAACTACAAACGCCACCAGAAGGTGCATGGGCATGGTGGCACAGGAGGACCTGGCCTCTCTGCCTCCGAGGGCTGGGCCCCACCTCACAGCCCCACCTCTGTTTTGAGCTCTCGGGGTCCGACGGCCCTGAGCACCACTGGTAGCCGGGCTCTCCATACAGACTCACCCTGA
- the SNX17 gene encoding sorting nexin-17 isoform X2 has product MRPEVAPAPAYNIHVNGVLHCRVRYSQLLGLHEQLRKEYGANVLPAFPPKKLFSLTPAEVEQRREQLEKYMQAVRQDPLLGSSETFNSFLRRAQQETQQVPTEEVSLEVLLSNGQKVLVNVLTSDQTEDVLEAVAAKLDLPDDLIGYFSLFLVREKEDGAFSFVRKLQEFELPYVSVTSLRSQEYKIVLRKSYWDSAYDGDVMENRVGLNLLYAQTVSDIERGWILVTKEQHRQLKSLQEKVSKKEFLRLAQTLRHYGYLRFDACVADFPEKDCPVVVSAGNSELSLQLRLPGQQLREGSFRVTRMRCWRVTSSVPLPSGGTSSPGRGRGEVRLELAFEYLMSKDRLQWVTITSPQAIMMSICLQSMVDELMVKKSGGSIRKMLRRRVGGTLRRSDSQQAVKSPPLLESPDASRESMVKLSSKLSAVSLRGIGSPSTDASASDVHGNFAFEGIGDEDL; this is encoded by the exons CTTCGGAAGGAGTATGGGGCCAATGTGCTTCCTGCATTTCCCCCAAAGAAGCTCTTCTCTTTGACACCTGCTGAGGTAGAACAGAGGCGAGAGCAGTTAGAGAAGTACATGCAAGCTG TTCGGCAAGACCCATTGCTTGGGAGCAGTGAGACCTTCAATAGTTTTCTGCGGCGAGCACAACAG GAGACACAGCAGGTCCCCACCGAAGAGGTCTCCTTGGAAGTGCTGCTCAGCAACGGGCAGAAAGTTCTGGTTAATGTGCTAACTTCAGATCAGACTGAAGATGTCCTGGAG GCTGTGGCTGCAAAGCTGGATCTTCCCGATGACTTGATCGGATACTTCAGTCTCTTTCTAGTTCGAGAAAAAGAGGATGGAGCCTTTTCTT TTGTACGGAAGTTGCAAGAGTTCGAGCTGCCTTATGTGTCAGTTACCAGTCTTCGGAGTCAAGAGTATAAGATTGTGCTAAGAAAGAG TTACTGGGACTCTGCCTATGATGGTGATGTCATGGAGAACCGGGTTGGCCTGAACCTGCTTTATGCTCAG ACGGTATCAGACATTGAGCGTGGGTGGATCCTGGTCACCAAGGAGCAGCACCGGCAACTCAAATCACTGCAAGAGAAGGTCTCCAAGAAGGAG TTCCTGCGGCTGGCTCAGACGCTGCGGCACTATGGCTATTTGCGCTTCGATGCCTGTGTGGCTGACTTCCCAGAGAAGGACTGTCCAGTAGTGGTGAGCGCAGGCAACAGTGAGCTCAGCCTCCAGCTCCGCCTGCCTGGCCAGCAACTCCGCGAAGGCTCCTTCCGGGTTACCCGCATGCGGTGCTGGCGGGTCACCTCCTCT gtgCCATTGCCCAGCGGAGGCACAAGCAgcccgggccggggccggggtgaGGTGCGCCTGGAACTGGCTTTTGAATACCTCATGAGCAAGGACCGGCTCCAGTGGGTCACCATCACCAGCCCCCAG GCTATCATGATGAGCATCTGTTTGCAGTCCATGGTAGATGAACTGATGGTGAAGAAATCCGGCGGCAGTATCAGGAAG ATGCTGCGCCGGCGGGTGGGGGGCACCCTGAGACGCTCAGACAGCCAGCAGGCAGTGAAGTCCCCGCCGCTGCTT GAGTCACCTGATGCCAGCCGGGAGTCCATGGTCAAACTCTCA AGCAAGCTGAGTGCCGTGAGCTTGCGGGGAATTGGCAGTCCCAGCACAGATGCCAGTGCCAGTGACGTCCATGGCAATTTCGCCTTCGAGGGCATTGGAGATGAGGATCTGTGA